AACTTGATAAGTATTGAGGACGTCATGATAAGAAATGAAAGGATAACAGGCCTAGTACTAAATTGGACCGCAGTAGAAATGGCAGGTCTACACATTGACCCCCTAACTATAAGGTCAAAGACCGTTATAGATGCAACAGGCCATGATTGTGAAATAGTGAGGGTTGTGCAGAGAAAAATGGGCCCTAGGCTAATGACAGAGACTGGTGAGATCATGGGTGAGAAGCCGATGTGGGCTGATAGGGGAGAGGCGAGCTTACTTGAGAACACCCGTGAAGTTTATCCTAACCTTTATGTGGCTGGCATGGCGAGTAATGCTGTTTATGGTTCGCATAGGATGGGACCAATCTTTGGGGGGATGCTACTTTCAGGTAAGAGGGTGGCTGATCTCATCATGGAAAAATTGAGATGAAGATGATGAAGCCCATTATATGTATTACAGGGACGCCTGGGGTGGGTAAGACGAGCATATCCCATCGGCTTAGTGAGGAGTTAGATGGGAATTTAATCGAAATTAACAAGTTAGCTGAGGAGAAGGACCTTTTCATTGGAGAGGACCCAGTTAGGGGTTATAAGATTGTGGATATACCCTCCCTTTGTAAGGAGATCATTAATGTTATAGATGATGATTCCTTTAATATTGTGGAGGGGCATTTGTCACATTATTGCAAGATCTGCGATCTTGTAATAGTTTTAAGATTACATCCAAGGATTTTATTGCAGAGGCTGAAACAGAGAGGGTATGATCAGAGGAAGGTGAAAGAGAATGTTGAGGCTGAGGCTCTTGGAGTGTGTGCTTATGAAGCTTATCAATTACATGATGAGAGAGTCCATGAAATAGATTCTACTGGCTTATCCCTTGATGAGGTGCTAGATGAGATTATCAGAGTCCTTAAAGGCGAGAAACCTTACACATTTGGTAGTGTAGATTTCATGGAATGGTTCCTCGAGGGGGGAAAGTTTTTAAATGATTAAATATAAGATCTTATATAATAATCCTCCTTGTAATAATATTTCCTTTGTAAAGTGAGATAGGGAATTTAGGGGATTGTCTCTTTTATAGTTTGGATTTGAGAGGATCTAATTTGCCGAGGAGAAGGCCACCATGGGTAATAAGGATAGCTAGGGAGAGAATAGACATCCTTTTCCAGTTAGCGGATAAGGAGTTCTTGAAACATCCTGAAAGGTCCCATCGTTATGTTGAACTTGCAAGGAGGATTTCGAAAAAATATAATCTGAGAATCCCAAGGAAATGGAAAAGGAGGTTCTGTAAAAGCTGTTATAGGTTCCTGAAGCCTGGTTACAATTGTAGGATAAGATTGTCCAAGGGTAAAATACACTACCACTGCCTAGAATGTGGGAGGATTATGAGATTCCCCTACATTCGGGAAAAAAAGATTAGAAGGAGAAATAAAATTGAATATCACACACTCAAAAAAAGAGCTGATGAGAAGATCCCTATCAGCAATAACAGTACAGATAGGGAAAGCAGGAATCAATGAAAAGGTTATAAAAGAGATTAAAAGGCAATTAAAAGATAGAGAACTGATAAGAATAAAATTCGCAAAGACCATATCCTCTGAGAAGGAAACCTATATTAACGAGATCATCAGAAAAACCAATGCCAAGCTCATAGATTTAAGAGGAAACGTTGCCATAATATTCAAGAAAAAAGGATAGGGAGGAAACTTAAGATGACCACAGTCTATGATGTGCCAGCAGATTTACTCATAAATCAAGTTGCAAATGAATTACGCAAAGAAAAAAAGGTCAAACCACCAGAATGGGTGCCATTCGTTAAAACAGGCGTCCATAAAGAAAGACGCCCAGACAATCCAGATTGGTGGTATGTAAGGGCTGCAGCACTCCTCAGAAGAGTATACATTGATGGTCCGATAGGTGTGAACAGATTAAGGACAAGATACGGCGGTAAAAAAGACAGGGGTTCAAGACCTGAAAAATTCAGAAGGGGCAGCGGCGCCATTATAAGAAAGGCTCTTCAACAATTAGAAGAAGCAGGTTTCATAGAAAAGGTTGAAGGTGGGAGGAAAATAACCTCTAAAGGAAGATCATTCCTTGACAAAATCGCATCTAAGGTCAAAGACGAGGTTAAAGAACTCAAAAAATATTAAAACGGGGGTTTATCAAAGTGACGGACATAGAAGAGATACGCCGGAGAAAAATGTTGGAAATGCAGCAGAGGGCGCAGCAACAAGCTGCGGAAGCCGAGAGAGAGGAGCAATTACGGCGACAGTTTGAAATACAGAAGAGACAGTTACTCATGAAGATACTAACCCCTGAGGCTAGGAGCAGACTCGCAAACATTAGACTTACAAGACCTGAATTCGTTGAACAAATCGAATTACAATTAATACAATTAGCCCAGGCAGGTCAGATACGTTCAAAGATCACGGATAAACA
This DNA window, taken from Methanothermobacter tenebrarum, encodes the following:
- a CDS encoding sulfide-dependent adenosine diphosphate thiazole synthase, whose amino-acid sequence is MKLDDIKISKAIIEEYMDELMDYLDVDVAIGGGGPSGLTAGYYLSKAGFKVSLFERKLSIGGGMWGGGMMFNKIVVQEAGREILEGEFGVNCKEHEKGYYVADSIEAASTLCSKACKAGLKIFNLISIEDVMIRNERITGLVLNWTAVEMAGLHIDPLTIRSKTVIDATGHDCEIVRVVQRKMGPRLMTETGEIMGEKPMWADRGEASLLENTREVYPNLYVAGMASNAVYGSHRMGPIFGGMLLSGKRVADLIMEKLR
- a CDS encoding adenylate kinase family protein produces the protein MKMMKPIICITGTPGVGKTSISHRLSEELDGNLIEINKLAEEKDLFIGEDPVRGYKIVDIPSLCKEIINVIDDDSFNIVEGHLSHYCKICDLVIVLRLHPRILLQRLKQRGYDQRKVKENVEAEALGVCAYEAYQLHDERVHEIDSTGLSLDEVLDEIIRVLKGEKPYTFGSVDFMEWFLEGGKFLND
- a CDS encoding ribonuclease P protein component 4, which translates into the protein MPRRRPPWVIRIARERIDILFQLADKEFLKHPERSHRYVELARRISKKYNLRIPRKWKRRFCKSCYRFLKPGYNCRIRLSKGKIHYHCLECGRIMRFPYIREKKIRRRNKIEYHTLKKRADEKIPISNNSTDRESRNQ
- a CDS encoding YhbY family RNA-binding protein produces the protein MTHSKKELMRRSLSAITVQIGKAGINEKVIKEIKRQLKDRELIRIKFAKTISSEKETYINEIIRKTNAKLIDLRGNVAIIFKKKG
- a CDS encoding 30S ribosomal protein S19e; translated protein: MTTVYDVPADLLINQVANELRKEKKVKPPEWVPFVKTGVHKERRPDNPDWWYVRAAALLRRVYIDGPIGVNRLRTRYGGKKDRGSRPEKFRRGSGAIIRKALQQLEEAGFIEKVEGGRKITSKGRSFLDKIASKVKDEVKELKKY
- a CDS encoding DNA-binding protein, encoding MTDIEEIRRRKMLEMQQRAQQQAAEAEREEQLRRQFEIQKRQLLMKILTPEARSRLANIRLTRPEFVEQIELQLIQLAQAGQIRSKITDKQLKELLRRVSGKRRDIRIIRR